One region of Bacillus zhangzhouensis genomic DNA includes:
- a CDS encoding 1-acyl-sn-glycerol-3-phosphate acyltransferase: protein MFRYWFLTIYVIVSFLKSMRHLYDHELTDPRISYTKRMHLIHEHAKRFARGCIDQSGSVMTIHQQKKLPDGPVIYVTKELNPVTTTLLIGHLEQPFAFMAKPKLFRYPILKQWLKKMEVIHQNQTDEVLLEEARERIMCGQSLLLSEAYRPIAEALAEEFNCPLVPIETSGTDGLLTGKIVKKLRPVNVDIHMKAPVMISVYAQKRA from the coding sequence TTGTTTCGTTATTGGTTTTTAACGATTTATGTTATTGTATCCTTTTTAAAAAGTATGAGGCATTTGTACGATCATGAATTAACGGATCCACGCATTTCTTATACGAAACGAATGCATCTCATTCATGAGCATGCAAAAAGGTTTGCCCGGGGGTGTATTGATCAATCAGGATCAGTTATGACCATTCATCAGCAAAAGAAGCTGCCAGATGGCCCGGTGATTTATGTCACAAAAGAGCTGAATCCAGTCACGACGACATTATTGATTGGCCACCTTGAGCAGCCATTTGCTTTCATGGCAAAGCCGAAGCTCTTTCGGTATCCGATTTTAAAACAATGGCTGAAAAAGATGGAGGTCATTCATCAGAATCAAACGGATGAGGTTTTATTAGAAGAAGCAAGGGAAAGAATCATGTGTGGGCAGAGTCTATTGCTTTCAGAAGCGTATCGTCCTATTGCCGAAGCGCTTGCTGAAGAATTCAATTGTCCGCTTGTACCGATTGAAACTAGTGGGACGGATGGTCTTTTAACAGGAAAGATCGTGAAAAAACTGCGTCCTGTCAATGTCGATATTCATATGAAAGCACCTGTCATGATTAGTGTTTACGCACAAAAACGTGCATGA
- the ilvA gene encoding threonine ammonia-lyase IlvA: protein MKSLLKENTLIQVKDILKAHQNLKDVVIHTPLQKNERLSERYECHVYLKREDLQVVRSFKLRGAFNKMSQLPKDKLENGIVCASAGNHAQGVAYSCKYLGIHGKIFMPATTPRQKVSQVELFGKEYVDIILTGDTFDDSYHEAVKCGDEEKREFIHPFDDLNVMAGQGTTAVEILHDIEVEPHFLFASVGGGGLLSGVGTYIKNISPETEIIAVEPLGAASLHASHEKGEVVTLDSIDKFVDGAAVQRIGEKTFTSLQSVVDKISLVPEGKVCTTILELYNQCAIVAEPAGALPIAALDAHREEIKGKNVVCIVSGGNNDIGRMQEIKERSMIYEGLQHYFIVNFPQRAGALREFLDEVLGPNDDISRFEYTKKNNRSKGPALVGIELKEKDDYAALIERMDKKGFHYVEVNKDQDLFHLFI, encoded by the coding sequence ATGAAATCGTTGCTCAAAGAAAACACGTTAATTCAAGTGAAAGACATCTTAAAAGCCCATCAAAATTTGAAGGATGTAGTGATTCATACACCTCTTCAAAAAAATGAGCGACTTTCTGAACGATATGAATGTCATGTCTACTTAAAAAGAGAGGACCTTCAAGTAGTTCGTTCCTTTAAATTAAGAGGCGCTTTTAATAAAATGAGCCAGCTTCCAAAAGATAAACTAGAAAACGGCATTGTCTGTGCAAGTGCAGGAAATCATGCGCAGGGTGTTGCTTATTCTTGTAAATACTTAGGCATCCACGGGAAAATCTTTATGCCTGCCACGACACCAAGGCAAAAAGTATCTCAAGTGGAGCTTTTCGGAAAAGAATATGTTGACATTATTTTAACCGGAGATACGTTTGATGATTCGTATCATGAAGCCGTAAAATGCGGAGACGAAGAAAAGCGTGAGTTTATCCATCCGTTTGATGATTTGAATGTGATGGCAGGACAAGGAACGACTGCTGTCGAAATATTACATGATATCGAAGTGGAGCCTCACTTTTTATTTGCAAGTGTCGGAGGTGGAGGTTTGTTATCTGGTGTTGGTACATATATCAAAAATATCTCACCAGAAACTGAAATCATTGCAGTCGAACCGCTTGGCGCAGCTTCACTGCATGCGTCACATGAGAAGGGTGAGGTTGTGACACTTGATTCGATTGATAAGTTTGTAGACGGAGCAGCGGTTCAGCGGATTGGCGAAAAGACGTTTACATCGCTTCAGTCTGTTGTCGATAAAATCAGTCTTGTACCCGAAGGGAAAGTATGTACAACGATTTTAGAGCTGTATAACCAATGTGCGATTGTAGCAGAACCGGCAGGCGCTTTGCCGATCGCAGCATTAGATGCCCATCGCGAGGAGATCAAAGGGAAAAATGTTGTCTGTATTGTCAGTGGAGGAAATAATGACATCGGCAGAATGCAAGAAATCAAAGAACGCTCGATGATTTATGAAGGGCTTCAACATTACTTCATTGTCAATTTTCCGCAAAGAGCAGGAGCGCTTAGGGAATTTTTAGATGAAGTGTTAGGGCCAAATGATGATATCTCACGCTTTGAATATACGAAAAAGAATAACCGAAGCAAAGGCCCGGCGCTTGTCGGCATCGAATTGAAAGAAAAAGATGATTATGCGGCGCTGATTGAGCGGATGGATAAAAAAGGCTTCCATTATGTTGAAGTGAATAAAGATCAAGATTTATTCCACCTATTTATTTAG
- a CDS encoding SCO family protein: MMISVLLLVSCSNGQIKDALNYQIEPFEFENQNDQKVSLDDLKGKVWVADFIFTSCETICPPMTAHMTELQKRLKEEKLDAHIISFSVDPEVDSPKKLKEFAKAYPLSFKNWDFLTGYSQSEIEKFAMKSFKTIVKKPEDQDQVIHQSLFFLVNQEGKVMKNYDGVKNTPYDDIIKDIKTLNRS; this comes from the coding sequence ATGATGATAAGCGTGCTTCTTTTAGTCTCATGCTCAAATGGACAAATTAAAGATGCGCTAAATTATCAAATAGAGCCGTTTGAGTTTGAAAACCAAAATGATCAAAAGGTGTCACTGGATGATTTGAAGGGGAAAGTATGGGTAGCAGATTTTATTTTTACAAGCTGTGAAACGATCTGTCCGCCGATGACCGCTCATATGACAGAGCTGCAAAAACGGTTAAAAGAAGAAAAATTGGATGCGCATATCATTTCCTTCAGCGTGGACCCAGAGGTCGATTCACCGAAAAAGCTAAAGGAATTTGCAAAAGCCTATCCATTGTCCTTTAAAAATTGGGATTTTCTCACTGGATATTCACAGTCAGAAATTGAAAAATTCGCAATGAAAAGCTTTAAGACCATTGTCAAAAAACCTGAAGATCAAGACCAAGTGATTCATCAGTCCCTGTTTTTTCTTGTCAATCAAGAAGGGAAAGTGATGAAAAATTATGATGGGGTGAAAAACACACCTTATGATGACATTATCAAGGACATCAAAACGCTGAACCGAAGCTAG
- a CDS encoding YpmP family protein — MLLKTICFRRMDGAQIKVTEVPVLKGDETYRFMLTFRLEVFLKKVYVSKGKRAVYSFREDVKRHVKWSTYEQIYQEPTLKHNA, encoded by the coding sequence GTGCTGCTCAAAACAATATGTTTTAGACGGATGGATGGAGCTCAGATCAAGGTAACAGAAGTCCCTGTTCTAAAGGGAGATGAGACGTATCGTTTCATGCTCACCTTTAGACTTGAAGTTTTCTTGAAAAAAGTCTATGTATCTAAAGGAAAGAGAGCTGTGTACTCTTTCAGAGAGGATGTGAAGCGTCACGTCAAGTGGAGCACATATGAACAGATCTATCAGGAGCCTACACTGAAACACAATGCGTAA
- a CDS encoding phosphatidylglycerophosphatase A, protein MKKYTMNEMVQITKQMLNDRGVKIEDIAHIVLKLQEKYHPNLPLSVCIENVEKVLNKREIVHAVLTGLALDQLAEKKLLPEPLQHLVETDEPLYGIDEIIPLSIVNVYGSIGLTNFGYLDKEKFGIIRELDEGRPGEVHTFLDDLVAALAAAAASRIAHSHQDIKDEEQERVNQV, encoded by the coding sequence TTGAAAAAATATACAATGAACGAAATGGTGCAGATTACAAAACAAATGTTAAACGATCGCGGAGTGAAAATTGAAGATATCGCACACATTGTGTTGAAGCTCCAAGAAAAATATCATCCAAACCTTCCACTTAGTGTCTGTATTGAAAATGTTGAAAAAGTGCTGAATAAAAGAGAAATTGTCCATGCAGTTTTAACAGGACTTGCCCTTGATCAGCTGGCAGAAAAAAAGCTTTTGCCAGAACCTTTACAGCACTTAGTTGAAACAGATGAGCCGCTATATGGAATTGATGAGATTATTCCGCTTTCCATTGTCAATGTATATGGATCAATTGGTTTGACCAACTTCGGTTATTTAGATAAAGAGAAATTTGGTATTATTCGTGAATTAGATGAAGGCCGTCCAGGTGAAGTGCATACTTTCCTTGATGACCTAGTCGCTGCACTTGCCGCAGCAGCTGCAAGCCGCATTGCTCACTCACACCAAGATATTAAGGATGAAGAGCAGGAACGAGTGAATCAAGTATAA
- a CDS encoding BrxA/BrxB family bacilliredoxin, producing MSMAYEEYMRQLVVPMRQELTSAGFQELTTEEEVEQTMQEAEGTTFVVVNSVCGCAAGLARPAATQAVMKAEKTPDRIVTVFAGQDREATAKMREYFTGEEPSSPSMALLKGNELVHFIPRDEIEGHEMEDIMNNVLSAFEKHC from the coding sequence ATGTCAATGGCATATGAAGAATACATGCGCCAGCTCGTTGTACCGATGCGCCAAGAGCTGACAAGTGCAGGATTTCAAGAACTAACAACGGAAGAAGAAGTAGAACAAACGATGCAAGAAGCAGAAGGAACGACATTTGTGGTTGTCAATTCTGTATGCGGGTGCGCTGCCGGCTTAGCACGCCCAGCTGCTACTCAAGCTGTGATGAAGGCAGAAAAAACACCAGATCGAATTGTAACAGTTTTTGCTGGTCAGGACAGGGAAGCAACGGCAAAAATGAGAGAATACTTCACAGGCGAAGAGCCCTCGTCTCCATCTATGGCACTTTTAAAAGGAAATGAACTCGTTCATTTTATTCCGCGTGACGAAATTGAAGGTCATGAAATGGAAGATATCATGAACAACGTCTTATCTGCATTCGAAAAACATTGCTAA
- a CDS encoding class I SAM-dependent methyltransferase, with protein MLITTSFSANEHTIETAKALAEDLHGEYVERRKQSVKQLAMKRGDVLVVGKERFEWYQPNGEKFFFHPSSAMFRVKRLLRGEKDPLIEATQLQPGDSFLDCTLGLGSDAITASMRVGPNGRVIGIEKNPMTALLVREGLNTWETGVREADEAMKRISVVSGDSIEQLKKLSDASFDVVYFDPMFEETIQESASIAPLRHAAEHHFDHEIAVQEALRVARKRVVLKDHWKSTRFLADSYQFHVLKRKTAQFHYGYIEKEKSPR; from the coding sequence ATGCTTATCACAACAAGCTTTAGTGCAAATGAACACACGATTGAAACAGCGAAGGCCCTTGCAGAGGATTTACACGGGGAGTATGTAGAGAGGCGAAAGCAATCCGTCAAGCAGCTTGCGATGAAACGGGGAGACGTTCTTGTTGTGGGGAAAGAAAGATTCGAATGGTATCAGCCAAATGGTGAAAAGTTCTTCTTCCACCCAAGCTCAGCGATGTTCAGAGTGAAGAGGCTCCTGCGCGGAGAAAAGGATCCTTTAATCGAAGCCACGCAGCTTCAGCCAGGCGATTCCTTTTTAGATTGTACGCTTGGCTTAGGATCAGATGCCATTACAGCCAGTATGCGAGTAGGTCCGAATGGAAGGGTCATTGGTATCGAAAAGAACCCCATGACAGCATTGCTAGTGCGAGAAGGACTAAACACATGGGAGACAGGGGTAAGAGAGGCAGATGAAGCGATGAAACGGATATCTGTCGTAAGTGGAGACAGTATCGAGCAGCTAAAGAAGCTCTCAGATGCTTCATTTGATGTCGTTTATTTTGATCCGATGTTTGAGGAGACAATTCAAGAATCTGCAAGTATCGCCCCGCTTCGTCATGCGGCAGAGCACCATTTTGACCACGAAATAGCCGTCCAAGAAGCGCTGAGAGTGGCGAGAAAAAGAGTGGTTTTAAAAGATCATTGGAAAAGCACCCGATTTCTAGCAGACTCCTATCAATTTCACGTCTTAAAACGAAAAACAGCTCAATTTCATTATGGATATATTGAGAAAGAAAAAAGTCCTCGCTAA
- a CDS encoding sigma 54-interacting transcriptional regulator — protein sequence MATHSFSSIYGDHQDIKHAIHLAKQFSKNEQPVLITGDSGTGKTLFAQEIANASVPHASLTHMYCPILNEDILQKAFTEKNNQILYLDEVDALNIPMQHKVIHFLETSPATKVIASSSLSIEALRVSSTFLPELFYRLNVLHLALPALAERKTDIPVLTHAFFQELNMAPDIDPSVWKALQQYPFEGNVQELKNIVLYAAAILEGHTVFLHHLPPFVLAPLPSTVKGKKEEHQLTLMEKQEFVFLLEAIKSLNEKGEAASRRILSELSKQGDIPLTPQQVRNRLDDLEKKAYVTKGKGRAGTKITLEGLSFLKSLDGYIPVQ from the coding sequence ATGGCCACACATTCATTCTCGTCCATATATGGAGACCATCAAGACATCAAGCATGCTATTCATCTGGCAAAACAATTTTCGAAAAACGAGCAGCCGGTCTTGATAACAGGAGACAGCGGCACAGGCAAAACGCTATTTGCCCAAGAAATAGCAAACGCATCTGTTCCACACGCATCACTGACACACATGTATTGCCCCATCTTGAATGAAGACATTTTACAGAAAGCCTTCACAGAAAAAAACAATCAAATTCTTTATTTAGATGAGGTCGACGCATTAAATATTCCTATGCAACACAAGGTCATTCATTTTCTAGAAACCTCACCTGCAACAAAAGTAATCGCTTCTTCGTCTTTATCAATTGAAGCACTCAGGGTTTCTTCGACCTTTTTACCCGAGCTGTTTTATCGTCTGAATGTTCTTCATTTGGCCCTTCCGGCTCTAGCCGAACGAAAAACAGATATTCCTGTGTTAACACATGCTTTCTTTCAAGAGCTGAACATGGCACCTGACATTGATCCAAGTGTGTGGAAAGCCTTGCAGCAGTATCCATTTGAAGGAAATGTGCAAGAACTCAAAAATATCGTTCTTTACGCTGCGGCCATACTCGAGGGTCACACAGTATTTTTACATCATTTACCACCCTTTGTGTTAGCACCTCTTCCCTCAACCGTGAAAGGAAAAAAGGAAGAACACCAGCTCACACTAATGGAAAAACAAGAGTTTGTTTTCTTGCTGGAAGCCATTAAATCTCTCAATGAAAAAGGAGAAGCAGCCAGCAGACGCATCTTGTCTGAATTAAGCAAACAAGGAGACATCCCGCTGACCCCTCAGCAGGTGAGAAACCGCTTAGATGATCTTGAGAAAAAAGCATACGTGACGAAAGGAAAAGGAAGGGCCGGAACGAAGATTACACTTGAAGGTCTTTCATTCCTGAAGTCGCTTGATGGTTATATACCGGTTCAATAA
- a CDS encoding DegV family protein, giving the protein MKQIKIVTDSTVDLLQEKINDLSIHVIPLNISISGVDYIDRVNIQPDEFIEKMEAAEELPKTSQPAIGQFVELYEKLTADGSEVISIHLTGGMSGTVQTAKSASKMVDGNITVIDSNFISYGLGFQVIKAAELAKKGASREDIVTELDKIRLQTKLYVTIDTLENLVKGGRIGRGKALIGSLLHIKPIASLTDGVYTPEANVRSYSALVRYLTKQYVQAVKGKTVQAIGIAHADALELAEKLKKALLDHTPEALIDIAYTTPIISCHTGKGAIGFTFYTD; this is encoded by the coding sequence GTGAAACAAATTAAAATTGTAACAGATTCAACTGTGGACCTTCTGCAAGAAAAAATCAATGATCTTTCCATTCATGTGATTCCGCTTAATATCTCCATTTCTGGAGTTGATTATATTGACCGAGTGAATATACAGCCAGATGAATTTATTGAAAAAATGGAGGCCGCTGAGGAACTGCCGAAAACGTCTCAACCTGCGATCGGTCAATTCGTCGAATTATATGAAAAGCTGACGGCAGATGGAAGTGAAGTGATCAGTATCCATTTAACTGGTGGAATGAGTGGGACTGTTCAAACTGCTAAGAGCGCTTCGAAAATGGTAGATGGAAACATCACGGTGATTGATTCGAATTTTATTTCCTATGGATTAGGATTTCAAGTCATCAAAGCAGCCGAACTTGCCAAAAAGGGGGCAAGCCGTGAAGACATCGTCACAGAGTTAGATAAGATCCGTCTTCAAACAAAGCTATATGTCACAATCGATACATTAGAAAATCTCGTCAAAGGTGGCAGAATTGGAAGAGGAAAGGCGCTGATCGGCTCACTTCTTCACATTAAACCAATTGCCAGCTTAACAGACGGGGTATACACACCAGAAGCGAATGTGAGAAGCTATTCTGCGCTTGTCCGCTATCTGACAAAACAGTATGTACAGGCGGTGAAAGGAAAAACAGTTCAAGCCATTGGGATAGCGCATGCAGATGCATTAGAACTCGCCGAAAAGCTAAAAAAAGCGCTGCTTGATCACACACCTGAAGCACTGATTGACATTGCCTACACAACACCGATTATTTCGTGTCATACTGGAAAAGGCGCAATAGGCTTTACTTTTTATACCGATTGA
- a CDS encoding dihydrofolate reductase — protein sequence MISMIVATGEDRVIGQDNQMPWHLPADLAYFKKVTDGHTIVMGRKTFESIGRALPNRRNIVLTTNSSFKPAGCEVVHSIDDILAIGEIETELFIIGGSKLYEEMMPYADRLYITHIQHAFEGDRYFPYYNEDEWTIVSREKGHRDEKNPYNYEFVVYDKKR from the coding sequence ATGATTTCCATGATTGTGGCGACAGGAGAAGACAGAGTCATTGGTCAAGATAATCAAATGCCTTGGCATTTACCAGCAGATTTAGCGTATTTTAAAAAAGTTACAGACGGCCATACGATTGTCATGGGCAGAAAAACCTTTGAATCTATTGGACGAGCACTGCCTAACCGCCGAAACATTGTGTTGACCACAAATTCTTCTTTTAAACCAGCAGGATGCGAGGTTGTTCATTCAATTGATGATATTTTGGCAATTGGGGAAATCGAGACAGAGTTATTTATCATTGGCGGGTCTAAGCTGTATGAGGAAATGATGCCATATGCGGATCGTCTCTATATCACACATATTCAACATGCGTTTGAAGGAGACCGCTATTTCCCATATTACAATGAAGACGAATGGACGATTGTATCACGCGAAAAAGGCCATCGTGACGAAAAGAACCCCTACAATTATGAATTTGTCGTATATGACAAAAAAAGATGA
- a CDS encoding hemolysin III family protein — protein MFTVKEEIANAITHGIGVILSIPAIVFLVLFAVRYGTVTDIISFSIFGASMLLLYLSSTLLHSIQHKKTKDIFEILDHSAIYVLIAGTYTPFLLGPLKGALGYTLLAIVWALAAGGIVFKIFFVKRFIIVSTLVYLLMGWMIIIAIKPLYIQLTGAGFGLLLLGGILYSVGTIFYIWRKIPYHHAIWHSFVLGGSASMFFCILFYCVNVPSA, from the coding sequence ATGTTTACTGTAAAAGAAGAAATTGCAAACGCCATTACCCATGGCATTGGTGTTATTTTATCCATACCAGCCATTGTGTTTCTCGTATTATTCGCTGTTCGATACGGCACCGTCACAGACATTATCAGCTTTTCGATATTTGGTGCATCCATGTTGCTGCTCTATTTAAGTTCGACCCTGCTTCATAGCATTCAGCACAAAAAAACAAAAGATATTTTTGAAATCCTCGACCACTCGGCTATTTATGTATTGATTGCTGGTACATATACACCCTTTTTACTTGGACCACTAAAAGGTGCACTCGGCTATACGCTCCTTGCCATTGTATGGGCGCTTGCTGCTGGTGGAATTGTCTTTAAAATCTTTTTCGTCAAACGCTTTATTATTGTATCCACCCTCGTCTATTTATTAATGGGCTGGATGATTATCATTGCCATCAAACCGCTTTATATCCAATTAACAGGTGCAGGATTTGGACTCTTACTGTTGGGCGGTATATTATATTCAGTCGGAACCATCTTTTATATTTGGCGGAAAATCCCCTATCATCATGCAATTTGGCACAGCTTTGTTCTCGGCGGCAGTGCATCGATGTTCTTCTGTATTTTATTCTATTGCGTAAATGTTCCTTCTGCATGA
- a CDS encoding YpmS family protein, which yields MKKWKSLFFILLAINLLIVIGCGILMLLPGGQSASTKEVKSEYAFNISSSKESLTSFVNDYLKNQGSNDMPDFHVAIDQDVKVTGAIKAFSSTIDANVSFTPTVEDNGDVLLKVDGFSIGQLSIPISFVLSYMGQFYELPEFVHVKPDQKTIEVRLSEMPLTNDMYVKANKIDLQNDQIEFSYYHPKQ from the coding sequence ATGAAAAAATGGAAAAGCTTATTTTTTATTTTACTTGCAATCAATCTATTGATTGTGATTGGCTGCGGTATTTTAATGCTGCTGCCAGGCGGTCAATCTGCTTCAACGAAAGAAGTGAAAAGCGAATATGCTTTTAATATATCCAGCTCAAAGGAATCGCTCACCAGCTTTGTGAATGATTATTTGAAAAATCAAGGATCAAATGATATGCCAGACTTTCATGTAGCGATCGATCAAGATGTGAAAGTAACAGGCGCAATTAAAGCTTTCTCTTCAACGATTGATGCAAACGTCTCATTTACGCCAACTGTTGAAGATAATGGTGATGTGCTTTTGAAAGTGGATGGCTTTTCAATTGGACAATTGAGCATTCCGATTAGTTTTGTCTTAAGCTATATGGGTCAGTTCTATGAGCTTCCAGAATTTGTTCATGTAAAACCGGATCAAAAAACGATTGAAGTGCGTCTTTCAGAAATGCCGCTGACGAATGATATGTATGTCAAAGCAAACAAAATTGATCTACAAAACGATCAAATTGAATTCTCATATTATCATCCAAAGCAATAG
- a CDS encoding thymidylate synthase, whose product MKQYKELCRHVLQHGDEKGDRTGTGTISTFGYQMRFDLQEGFPLLTTKKLHLKSIIYELLWFLKGDTNVKYLQENGVRIWNEWADENGELGRVYGAQWRSWASGDGETVDQITKLIHDIEHNPNSRRLIVSAWNPGEIDQMALPPCHCLFQFYVSNGKLSCQLYQRSADIFLGVPFNIASYALLTMMIAKVTNLEPGEFIHTLGDAHIYQNHLPQVKMQLEREERTLPKLRITRDVKSIFDFTFEDFVLENYDPHPHIKGEVSV is encoded by the coding sequence ATGAAACAATACAAAGAGCTATGCCGTCATGTATTACAGCACGGGGATGAAAAAGGGGACAGAACGGGTACAGGTACAATCAGCACGTTCGGTTACCAGATGAGATTTGATTTACAGGAAGGATTTCCTCTTTTAACCACAAAGAAATTACACCTGAAATCGATCATTTATGAGTTGCTTTGGTTTTTAAAAGGTGATACAAATGTCAAATATCTTCAAGAAAATGGTGTCCGGATTTGGAACGAATGGGCAGATGAAAATGGAGAGCTGGGCCGTGTGTACGGTGCACAGTGGAGATCATGGGCGAGCGGAGACGGCGAGACCGTGGATCAGATCACAAAGCTGATCCATGATATTGAGCACAACCCGAATTCAAGAAGACTAATCGTCAGCGCTTGGAATCCGGGGGAAATTGATCAAATGGCGTTGCCTCCTTGTCATTGTCTGTTTCAATTTTACGTATCAAACGGGAAGCTTTCCTGCCAGCTATACCAAAGATCGGCAGACATCTTTTTAGGCGTGCCATTTAATATTGCTTCATATGCCCTTCTAACGATGATGATTGCCAAAGTCACAAATCTTGAGCCAGGAGAGTTTATTCATACACTCGGAGATGCTCATATTTACCAAAATCATCTTCCACAGGTGAAAATGCAGCTAGAGCGCGAGGAACGCACGCTTCCTAAGCTTCGCATCACAAGGGATGTAAAGAGCATTTTTGATTTTACGTTTGAAGATTTTGTGCTTGAGAACTATGATCCGCATCCGCATATTAAAGGAGAAGTCAGTGTATGA
- a CDS encoding SGNH/GDSL hydrolase family protein: MKARLILIVMSLAFVLSACSAQEAGIKDKLEDTQNVKEHITIAAVGDSLTEGIGDQDKKGYAGMTRDKIEAVEGVQSVTLKNYAIKGSRTVDLLKRLKEKKVQDGLKDADYIFFTIGGNDLMHVVRQNVLNLTFAPFQKEQGPFEERFKTILAQLREQNDHAKIIYVSMYNPFKFSLSELRDIDEVVKDWNAAAKKELNKDGNADMINVADLFEKDADGKLLADDDFHPNQKGYSLMANRLFSEVKKEGLPKE, from the coding sequence TTGAAGGCTCGTTTGATTTTGATTGTGATGTCACTAGCTTTTGTTCTTTCTGCATGTTCCGCGCAGGAGGCAGGCATAAAGGATAAACTAGAAGACACACAAAACGTAAAAGAACATATTACCATCGCAGCGGTTGGAGATTCCTTAACAGAAGGGATCGGAGATCAAGATAAAAAAGGCTATGCAGGCATGACCCGTGACAAGATAGAAGCAGTGGAAGGTGTGCAATCTGTCACATTAAAAAACTATGCCATAAAAGGCAGTAGAACAGTAGATTTATTAAAAAGATTAAAAGAAAAAAAGGTGCAGGACGGACTGAAAGACGCTGACTATATTTTCTTTACAATCGGCGGCAATGATCTCATGCATGTTGTTCGTCAAAATGTGCTTAATTTGACGTTTGCTCCTTTTCAAAAAGAGCAGGGTCCTTTTGAGGAGCGCTTTAAAACCATTCTTGCTCAACTGAGAGAACAGAATGACCATGCGAAAATCATATATGTCAGCATGTACAATCCTTTTAAGTTCAGTTTGTCTGAGCTGCGAGATATTGATGAAGTCGTGAAAGACTGGAATGCTGCTGCCAAAAAGGAACTCAACAAAGACGGCAATGCGGATATGATCAATGTAGCTGATTTATTTGAAAAAGATGCTGATGGAAAATTACTGGCAGATGATGATTTCCACCCAAACCAAAAGGGGTACTCTCTTATGGCAAATCGTTTATTCTCCGAAGTGAAAAAAGAAGGACTGCCGAAGGAATAG
- a CDS encoding YpjP family protein, giving the protein MKMWMRKTLVALFTIATFGLVSPPSALMTDKPSELSSSDKTSYTAVYDTSDEMRSWERTQEDNKEQIDPFEQYKQEVLSSAENQSFLKFGRKITPVIEDEYREEIQPKIEQVLTDYLTNFKDDEKFQDVVLTDQPSSGNGEKIFHIYNRKTGEDLLRFHVRRDQPPHSGYWFNFHYHTAEDGFQTHHELGNIYWDKNTPPSWMSH; this is encoded by the coding sequence ATGAAGATGTGGATGAGAAAAACCCTTGTTGCGCTCTTTACGATTGCAACTTTTGGTTTAGTCTCTCCTCCGTCCGCTTTGATGACAGACAAGCCATCTGAACTTTCTTCATCTGATAAAACGTCTTATACAGCTGTTTATGATACATCAGATGAAATGCGCAGCTGGGAACGAACGCAAGAGGACAACAAAGAGCAGATAGACCCCTTTGAGCAATATAAGCAAGAGGTGCTATCAAGTGCAGAAAATCAATCCTTTCTCAAATTTGGCCGTAAAATCACACCTGTCATTGAAGACGAGTACAGAGAAGAGATTCAGCCGAAGATTGAACAAGTGTTAACCGACTATTTAACCAATTTCAAAGATGACGAAAAATTCCAAGATGTTGTTTTAACTGATCAGCCTTCAAGCGGAAATGGCGAAAAAATCTTCCACATTTACAACCGCAAGACTGGAGAAGATTTGCTCCGTTTCCATGTCAGAAGAGATCAGCCGCCTCACAGCGGATATTGGTTTAACTTTCATTACCATACAGCAGAAGATGGATTCCAGACGCATCATGAACTCGGTAATATTTACTGGGACAAAAACACCCCGCCGAGCTGGATGAGCCACTAG